One genomic segment of Kocuria rhizophila DC2201 includes these proteins:
- a CDS encoding ribonuclease J translates to MTQWNSTALAEPPALAKDTLRVVPLGGLGEVGRNMTVFEINGQLLVVDCGVLFPEETQPGVDLILPDINNIRDRIDDIVAIVLTHGHEDHIGAVPYLLKRRPDIPVIGSQLTLALIEAKLQEHRIKPFTMAVREGQVERLGEFECEFVAVNHSIPDALAVFLRTKAGTVLHTGDFKMDQLPLDGRITDLRHFARLGEEGVDLFLTDSTNAEVPGFIPSEKAIGPVLADVVARAKQRVIVASFSSHVHRVQQVLDAAVASGRKVVLMGRSMIRNMAIAEKLGYLDVPPNVLVDQKKVGDYPDDKIVIMCTGSQGEPMAALSRMANGDHKVQVNAGDTVILASSLIPGNENSVFRVINGLMRLGANVVHKGNAKVHVSGHAGAGELLYCYNIVEPEYVMPVHGEIRHLIANGELARETGVPDDHVILAENGTVVDMHAGKVKITGQVECGFIYVDGSSVGEITDADLKDRMTLGEEGFISVVTVVNRDTGKIVSGPDIHARGVAEEDKVFNEIRPKIAAALEDALSESGKNHTSHQLQQIVRRTVGSWVSRRLRRKPMIVPVVVEA, encoded by the coding sequence ATGACCCAGTGGAACTCCACCGCCCTCGCCGAACCTCCGGCCCTCGCGAAGGACACCCTTCGCGTGGTGCCCCTGGGTGGGCTCGGTGAGGTCGGCCGGAACATGACCGTGTTCGAGATCAACGGGCAGCTGCTCGTGGTGGACTGCGGCGTCCTGTTCCCCGAGGAAACCCAGCCCGGTGTGGACCTGATCCTGCCGGACATCAACAACATCCGGGACCGCATCGACGACATCGTGGCCATCGTGCTCACGCACGGCCACGAGGACCACATCGGGGCGGTCCCGTACCTGCTCAAGCGCCGCCCCGACATCCCCGTGATCGGCTCCCAGCTGACCCTCGCCCTGATCGAGGCCAAGCTGCAGGAGCACCGCATCAAGCCGTTCACCATGGCCGTGCGCGAGGGCCAGGTGGAGCGCCTCGGCGAGTTCGAGTGCGAGTTCGTGGCCGTGAACCACTCCATCCCCGACGCCCTCGCGGTGTTCCTGCGCACCAAGGCCGGCACCGTGCTGCACACCGGCGACTTCAAGATGGACCAGCTGCCCCTGGACGGGCGCATCACGGACCTGCGCCACTTCGCCCGGCTGGGCGAGGAGGGCGTGGACCTGTTCCTCACGGACTCCACCAACGCCGAGGTCCCCGGGTTCATCCCGTCCGAGAAGGCCATCGGCCCCGTGCTCGCGGACGTGGTGGCCCGCGCCAAGCAGCGCGTGATCGTGGCGTCCTTCTCCTCGCACGTGCACCGCGTGCAGCAGGTGCTCGACGCCGCCGTGGCCAGCGGGCGCAAGGTGGTGCTGATGGGCCGCTCCATGATCCGCAACATGGCGATCGCGGAGAAGCTCGGCTACCTGGACGTGCCGCCCAACGTGCTCGTGGACCAGAAGAAGGTCGGGGACTACCCGGACGACAAGATCGTCATCATGTGCACCGGCTCCCAGGGCGAGCCCATGGCCGCGCTGTCCCGCATGGCCAACGGGGACCACAAGGTCCAGGTCAACGCGGGGGACACCGTGATCCTCGCGTCCTCCCTGATCCCGGGCAACGAGAACTCCGTGTTCCGCGTGATCAACGGCCTCATGCGCCTGGGCGCCAACGTGGTGCACAAGGGCAACGCCAAGGTCCACGTCTCCGGCCACGCCGGCGCCGGCGAGCTGCTCTACTGCTACAACATCGTGGAGCCCGAGTACGTGATGCCGGTGCACGGCGAGATCCGGCACCTGATCGCCAACGGTGAGCTCGCCCGGGAGACCGGGGTCCCCGACGACCACGTGATCCTCGCGGAGAACGGCACCGTGGTGGACATGCACGCCGGGAAGGTGAAGATCACCGGCCAGGTGGAGTGCGGGTTCATCTACGTGGACGGCTCCTCCGTGGGCGAGATCACGGACGCGGACCTCAAGGACCGCATGACCCTCGGCGAGGAGGGGTTCATCTCGGTGGTCACGGTGGTCAACCGGGACACCGGCAAGATCGTCTCCGGCCCGGACATCCACGCCCGCGGCGTGGCCGAGGAGGACAAGGTCTTCAACGAGATCCGCCCGAAGATCGCCGCGGCCCTTGAGGACGCCCTGAGCGAGAGCGGCAAGAACCACACCTCCCACCAGCTGCAGCAGATCGTGCGCCGCACCGTGGGCTCGTGGGTCTCCCGCCGCCTGCGCCGCAAGCCCATGATCGTGCCGGTGGTCGTGGAGGCCTGA
- the dapA gene encoding 4-hydroxy-tetrahydrodipicolinate synthase, producing the protein MTHEIAPSPTDRPAPLFGTLLTAMVTVFHEDRTVDLEATAALAEQLVDDGCDGLVVCGTTGEYSTMTDEENLSVFRAVKDAVGSRVPLLAGTGSNDTEHSRYLCLEAEKIGMDGLLVVTPYYNKPTQAGVEAHFRSLADSVDTPIMMYDIPGRSGIPIEAETLISLSSHPNLVAVKDAKADFVAASRVMAETDLVYYSGDDALTLPWMAIGAAGLVGVTTHVDTPRYRRMVDAVLASDLVTARRLHEELLPLVRATMTRVPGAVAAKTILQWQDRLPNSTVRLPHVAPTHAELEQIRADLSTSVIADTLTN; encoded by the coding sequence ATGACACACGAGATCGCCCCCTCGCCCACGGACCGTCCCGCACCCCTGTTCGGGACCCTGCTCACCGCCATGGTCACGGTCTTTCACGAGGACCGCACCGTGGACCTCGAGGCCACCGCGGCCCTCGCGGAGCAGCTCGTGGACGACGGCTGCGACGGGCTGGTGGTGTGCGGCACCACCGGGGAGTACTCCACCATGACGGACGAGGAGAACCTCTCCGTGTTCCGCGCGGTGAAGGACGCCGTGGGCTCGCGGGTGCCGCTGCTGGCCGGCACGGGGTCCAACGACACCGAGCACTCCCGGTACCTGTGCCTCGAGGCTGAGAAGATCGGGATGGACGGTCTGCTCGTGGTCACCCCGTACTACAACAAGCCCACGCAGGCCGGGGTGGAGGCCCACTTCCGCTCGCTCGCGGACTCCGTGGACACGCCCATCATGATGTACGACATCCCCGGCCGCTCCGGGATCCCCATCGAGGCCGAGACCCTGATCTCGCTGTCCTCCCACCCGAACCTCGTGGCCGTCAAGGACGCCAAGGCGGACTTCGTGGCGGCCTCGCGCGTGATGGCGGAGACGGACCTCGTGTACTACTCCGGCGACGACGCCCTCACCCTGCCGTGGATGGCCATCGGGGCCGCAGGGCTCGTGGGTGTCACCACGCACGTGGACACCCCGCGCTACCGCCGCATGGTGGACGCCGTCCTGGCCTCGGACCTCGTGACCGCGCGGCGGCTGCACGAGGAGCTGCTGCCGCTCGTGCGCGCCACTATGACGCGCGTGCCCGGCGCCGTGGCCGCCAAGACCATTCTTCAGTGGCAGGACCGCCTGCCGAACAGCACCGTGCGCCTGCCGCACGTGGCACCCACGCACGCCGAACTGGAGCAGATCCGCGCGGATCTGAGCACGTCGGTGATTGCGGACACCCTGACCAACTAG
- the dapB gene encoding 4-hydroxy-tetrahydrodipicolinate reductase yields the protein MGSEAVRAVQDAADLELVAALGRGDDLSELVRRGAQVVVDLTVPAATRENVRFAVSHGIHAVVGTTGWDDAALAELEAQLADSPGTGVLIAPNFAVGAVLAMKFSELAARFFESVEVVELHHPRKLDAPSGTAARTAALVAAARERAGIPASPDATESDPQGARGAVVDGVHVHSVRLQGLVAHQETLLGSTGEQLTVRHDSYDRVSFMTGVLLGVRSVGRYPGLTHGLDGYMDLGL from the coding sequence ATGGGCTCGGAGGCGGTGCGCGCCGTCCAGGACGCCGCCGACCTCGAGCTCGTCGCGGCGCTCGGACGCGGTGACGACCTCTCGGAGCTCGTGCGCCGCGGCGCGCAGGTGGTCGTGGACCTCACGGTTCCGGCCGCCACGCGGGAGAACGTGCGCTTCGCGGTCTCCCACGGCATCCACGCGGTCGTGGGCACCACCGGCTGGGACGACGCCGCCCTGGCCGAGCTGGAGGCCCAGCTCGCCGACTCCCCGGGCACCGGGGTGCTGATCGCCCCGAACTTCGCGGTCGGCGCAGTGCTCGCCATGAAGTTCTCGGAGCTCGCGGCCCGGTTCTTCGAGTCCGTGGAGGTCGTGGAGCTGCACCACCCCCGCAAGCTCGACGCGCCGTCGGGCACCGCGGCCCGCACGGCCGCGCTCGTGGCCGCGGCGCGCGAGAGGGCAGGAATCCCGGCGTCCCCGGACGCCACGGAGTCCGACCCGCAGGGCGCGCGCGGTGCGGTGGTGGACGGCGTGCACGTGCACTCCGTGCGCCTGCAGGGGCTCGTGGCCCACCAGGAAACCCTGCTGGGCAGCACCGGTGAGCAGCTCACGGTGCGCCATGACTCCTACGACCGCGTCTCGTTCATGACCGGGGTGCTGCTGGGCGTGCGCTCGGTCGGGCGGTACCCGGGGCTCACGCACGGCCTCGACGGCTACATGGACCTCGGGCTGTGA
- a CDS encoding M16 family metallopeptidase: protein MTVVHLPLKAGGPEEHGSPEDARLRAYPDTDPAGGFTHTVHDDADGAVIMRTVLPCGTRVLTEKMPGQRSVSVGFWVSLGSRDEAPGMLGSTHFLEHLLFKGTARRSSLEIAEAFDRVGGESNAFTSHEHTCYHARVLSEALPMAVDVLADMFTGAVLDPEEFDRERGVILEEIAMDRDDPTDFAFEQFTEQVFHGSPLARPIAGTPEEIRSVARDAVWQHYRAAYRPENLVVTVAGGLEHENVVQLVRESLARAGWDPGTSGGAGARRPTTPALLTPLTGTRALDRSVEQANVVLGGAGLQSGDERRFAMTVLNAALGGGMSSRLFHTIREQKGLAYSTFSFSGSYSDAGFFGMYAGCTAERVDRVTGLMRDELDRLAQDGMDAAELAKVEGQLSGATVLALEDTGSRMSRLGSAELKTGVFMDVDESLRRIRAVSSQDVQELAARLSEDATVRTVVGPGVATQIGVTQTQERGRQ from the coding sequence ATGACGGTTGTTCACCTTCCCCTGAAGGCGGGCGGTCCCGAGGAGCACGGCTCCCCGGAGGACGCCCGCCTTCGGGCGTATCCAGACACGGATCCGGCCGGCGGCTTCACGCACACGGTCCACGACGACGCCGACGGCGCGGTCATCATGCGCACGGTGCTGCCGTGCGGCACCCGCGTGCTCACGGAGAAGATGCCCGGGCAGCGCTCGGTGTCCGTGGGCTTCTGGGTGAGCCTGGGCTCACGCGACGAGGCCCCGGGCATGCTGGGCTCCACCCACTTCCTGGAGCACCTGCTGTTCAAGGGCACGGCCCGGCGCAGCTCCCTGGAGATCGCGGAGGCCTTCGACCGGGTGGGCGGTGAGTCCAACGCCTTCACCTCCCACGAGCACACGTGCTACCACGCCCGGGTGCTCTCCGAGGCGCTGCCCATGGCCGTGGACGTGCTCGCGGACATGTTCACCGGCGCGGTGCTGGACCCCGAGGAGTTCGACCGCGAGCGCGGCGTGATCCTCGAGGAGATCGCCATGGACCGCGACGACCCCACGGACTTCGCGTTCGAGCAGTTCACCGAGCAGGTCTTCCACGGCTCGCCGCTGGCGCGTCCCATTGCGGGCACGCCGGAGGAGATCCGCAGCGTGGCCCGTGACGCCGTCTGGCAGCACTACCGCGCCGCCTACCGGCCCGAGAACCTCGTGGTCACGGTCGCGGGCGGGCTCGAGCACGAGAACGTGGTGCAGCTGGTCCGGGAGTCGCTCGCGCGGGCCGGCTGGGACCCGGGCACCAGCGGGGGAGCGGGCGCACGCCGCCCCACCACCCCTGCGCTGCTCACGCCGCTCACGGGCACCCGTGCGCTGGACCGCTCCGTGGAGCAGGCCAACGTGGTGCTGGGCGGGGCCGGGCTGCAGTCCGGGGACGAGCGGCGCTTCGCCATGACCGTGCTCAACGCGGCCCTGGGCGGCGGCATGTCCTCCCGGCTGTTCCACACCATCCGGGAGCAGAAGGGCCTGGCGTACTCCACGTTCTCCTTCTCCGGTTCCTACTCGGACGCCGGTTTCTTCGGGATGTACGCGGGCTGCACGGCGGAGCGCGTGGACCGGGTCACGGGGCTCATGCGCGACGAGCTGGACCGGCTGGCCCAGGACGGCATGGACGCCGCGGAGCTCGCCAAGGTGGAGGGCCAGCTCAGCGGCGCCACGGTGCTCGCGCTCGAGGACACCGGCTCGCGGATGTCCCGGCTGGGCTCCGCCGAGCTGAAGACCGGCGTGTTCATGGACGTGGACGAGTCCCTGCGTCGGATCCGGGCAGTCAGCTCCCAGGACGTGCAGGAGCTCGCGGCCCGGCTGTCGGAGGACGCGACGGTGCGCACCGTGGTGGGCCCCGGCGTCGCCACGCAGATAGGTGTCACGCAGACACAGGAACGAGGCAGACAGTGA
- a CDS encoding polyribonucleotide nucleotidyltransferase, producing the protein MEGPEIQSAEAVIDNGSYGKRVVRFETGRLARQAAGSAMVYIDEETSMLSATAVGKHPREGFDFFPLTVDVEERMYAAGRIPGSFFRREGRPSTDAILTCRLIDRPLRPAFGKGLRNEVQVVVTVMSIAPDEIYNTVAINAASMSTTLSGMPFQGPVGGVRMALMAEENGGHQWIAFPKHSQLENAVFDMAVAGRVVTTKDGGQDVAIMMVEAEATDNAWELIKGQGAVAPSEELVAEGLEASKPFIKALCDAQADLAARNRKPELDLPRFGGFGDDAAQAVEQFVGERMAQVYSIAGKQEREAATDELHHDTLAELTGEGKPFEGRADEVNGAYQALTKQTVRQRILKDKVRIDGRGLTDIRQLSAEVDVLPRVHGSALFERGETQIMGVTTLNMLKMEQQIDSLSPVKHKRYIHHYNFPPYSTGETGRVGSPKRREIGHGALAERAITPVLPSREEFPYAIRQVSEALGSNGSTSMGSVCASTLALYNAGVPLRAPVAGIAMGLVSDTVDGEVQYAALTDILGAEDALGDMDFKVAGTREFVTAIQLDTKLDGIPASVLASALTQAREARLYILDVLTSAIDAPDEMSEFAPRVISVTVPVSKIGEVIGPKGKMINQIQEDTGTDISIEDDGTVYIGATDGPSAEAARSAINAIANPQVPEVGERYLGTVVKTTTFGAFVSLTPGKDGLLHISEMRQLNDDKRVNEVDDVLSVGQKVQVEITKVDDRGKLSLAPVVAGSDSDAASDDEN; encoded by the coding sequence TTGGAGGGTCCCGAGATCCAGAGTGCCGAAGCCGTCATCGACAACGGCTCCTACGGAAAGCGCGTCGTGCGCTTCGAAACCGGGCGTCTCGCCCGTCAGGCCGCCGGCTCGGCCATGGTCTACATCGACGAGGAGACCTCGATGCTCTCGGCCACGGCCGTGGGCAAGCACCCCCGCGAGGGCTTCGACTTCTTCCCGCTCACGGTGGACGTCGAGGAGCGCATGTACGCCGCGGGCCGCATCCCCGGCTCGTTCTTCCGTCGTGAGGGCCGCCCGTCCACGGACGCGATCCTCACGTGCCGCCTGATCGACCGCCCGCTGCGCCCCGCGTTCGGCAAGGGCCTGCGCAACGAGGTGCAGGTGGTCGTCACCGTCATGTCCATCGCCCCGGACGAGATCTACAACACCGTGGCGATCAACGCCGCCTCCATGTCCACCACCCTGTCCGGGATGCCCTTCCAGGGCCCCGTGGGCGGCGTGCGCATGGCCCTGATGGCCGAGGAGAACGGCGGCCACCAGTGGATCGCGTTCCCCAAGCACTCGCAGCTCGAGAACGCCGTGTTCGACATGGCCGTGGCCGGGCGCGTGGTGACCACCAAGGACGGCGGCCAGGACGTCGCCATCATGATGGTCGAGGCCGAGGCCACCGACAACGCGTGGGAGCTCATCAAGGGCCAGGGCGCGGTCGCCCCGTCCGAGGAGCTCGTGGCGGAGGGCCTCGAGGCCTCCAAGCCGTTCATCAAGGCCCTGTGCGATGCGCAGGCGGACCTCGCGGCCCGCAACCGCAAGCCCGAGCTGGACCTGCCCCGCTTCGGCGGGTTCGGGGACGACGCCGCCCAGGCCGTCGAGCAGTTCGTGGGCGAGCGCATGGCCCAGGTCTACTCGATCGCCGGCAAGCAGGAGCGCGAGGCCGCCACGGACGAGCTGCACCACGACACGCTGGCCGAGCTCACCGGTGAGGGCAAGCCCTTCGAGGGCCGCGCGGACGAGGTCAACGGTGCCTACCAGGCCCTGACCAAGCAGACCGTGCGCCAGCGCATTCTCAAGGACAAGGTGCGCATCGACGGCCGCGGGCTCACGGACATCCGCCAGCTCAGCGCCGAGGTGGACGTGCTCCCGCGCGTGCACGGCTCCGCGCTGTTCGAGCGCGGCGAGACCCAGATCATGGGTGTCACCACGCTGAACATGCTCAAGATGGAGCAGCAGATCGACTCGCTGTCCCCGGTCAAGCACAAGCGCTACATCCACCACTACAACTTCCCGCCGTACTCCACGGGCGAGACCGGCCGCGTGGGCTCGCCCAAGCGCCGCGAGATCGGCCACGGCGCCCTCGCGGAGCGCGCGATCACCCCGGTGCTGCCCTCGCGCGAGGAGTTCCCCTACGCGATCCGCCAGGTCTCCGAGGCGCTGGGCTCCAACGGCTCCACGTCCATGGGTTCCGTGTGTGCGTCCACGCTGGCGCTGTACAACGCCGGTGTGCCGCTGCGCGCCCCGGTGGCGGGCATCGCCATGGGCCTGGTCTCGGACACCGTGGACGGCGAGGTCCAGTACGCGGCCCTGACCGACATCCTCGGTGCCGAGGACGCCCTGGGCGACATGGACTTCAAGGTCGCCGGCACCCGTGAGTTCGTCACGGCCATCCAGCTGGACACCAAGCTCGACGGCATCCCCGCCTCGGTGCTTGCCTCCGCGCTGACCCAGGCCCGCGAGGCGCGCCTCTACATCCTGGACGTGCTGACGTCCGCGATCGACGCGCCGGACGAGATGAGCGAGTTCGCCCCGCGCGTGATCTCCGTGACCGTCCCCGTCTCCAAGATCGGCGAGGTCATCGGCCCCAAGGGCAAGATGATCAACCAGATCCAGGAGGACACCGGAACCGACATCTCCATCGAGGACGACGGCACCGTGTACATCGGCGCCACTGACGGCCCGTCCGCGGAGGCCGCGCGCTCGGCGATCAACGCGATCGCCAACCCGCAGGTCCCCGAGGTGGGCGAGCGCTACCTGGGCACCGTGGTCAAGACCACCACGTTCGGTGCGTTCGTGTCCCTGACCCCCGGCAAGGACGGTCTGCTGCACATCTCCGAGATGCGCCAGCTCAACGACGACAAGCGCGTCAACGAGGTGGACGACGTCCTCTCTGTGGGCCAGAAGGTCCAGGTGGAGATCACCAAGGTGGACGACCGCGGCAAGCTCTCGCTCGCCCCGGTGGTGGCCGGCTCCGACTCGGACGCCGCGTCCGACGACGAGAACTGA
- the rpsO gene encoding 30S ribosomal protein S15, which yields MALDAAIKNQIITEYATHEGDTGSPEVQIAVLSRRISDLTEHLKMHKHDHHTRRGLMALVGRRRRMLDYLRRTDIARYRALIERLGLRK from the coding sequence ATGGCACTGGATGCCGCGATCAAGAACCAGATCATCACCGAGTACGCGACGCACGAGGGCGACACCGGTTCGCCCGAGGTGCAGATCGCCGTTCTGTCCCGTCGGATCTCCGACCTGACCGAGCACCTGAAGATGCACAAGCACGACCACCACACCCGTCGCGGCCTCATGGCCCTGGTGGGTCGGCGTCGTCGCATGCTTGACTACCTGCGTCGCACTGACATCGCCCGCTACCGTGCGCTCATCGAGCGTCTCGGCCTGCGCAAGTGA
- the mtnN gene encoding 5'-methylthioadenosine/S-adenosylhomocysteine nucleosidase, which yields MRDDAALFTACVGAPAVVVAMAEEAQPLLDLAGARSRAPQLVGGAELHALELDGAHVLLVRTGIGLVNAASALTAVIERFEPGVVVSAGSCGGLRADVNVGDLVIGTDFRYTDADATAFGYVPGQVPGMPESYHSSPALVAAAQAVPAPEGRAVWHGTMLSGGSFVTAENVGATREVFPDALSTDMESTALAQVCGSHHLPFLAVRSISDLCGPAADQQFHLELDVVARISALAVLRLLAELDAAPRGS from the coding sequence GTGAGGGACGACGCCGCCCTGTTCACCGCGTGCGTGGGCGCACCGGCCGTCGTGGTCGCCATGGCCGAGGAGGCCCAGCCGTTGCTGGACCTCGCCGGGGCGCGCAGCCGTGCCCCCCAGCTTGTGGGGGGCGCCGAGCTGCACGCCCTCGAACTGGACGGCGCCCACGTGCTGCTGGTGCGCACCGGCATCGGGCTGGTCAACGCGGCGTCGGCGCTCACGGCGGTGATCGAGAGGTTCGAGCCCGGTGTCGTGGTCTCCGCCGGGTCCTGCGGCGGGCTGCGCGCGGACGTGAACGTGGGAGACCTCGTGATCGGGACCGACTTCCGCTACACGGATGCGGACGCCACGGCCTTCGGCTACGTCCCGGGGCAGGTGCCCGGGATGCCCGAGAGCTACCACTCCTCCCCCGCGCTCGTCGCGGCGGCGCAGGCCGTCCCGGCACCCGAGGGCCGCGCCGTGTGGCACGGCACGATGCTCTCGGGCGGATCCTTCGTCACGGCCGAGAACGTGGGTGCCACGCGCGAGGTCTTCCCCGATGCGCTGAGCACGGACATGGAGAGCACCGCGCTGGCGCAGGTGTGCGGCAGCCACCACCTCCCGTTCCTGGCGGTGCGCAGCATCTCGGACCTGTGCGGGCCCGCCGCGGACCAGCAGTTCCACCTGGAGCTGGACGTGGTCGCCCGGATCAGTGCCCTGGCCGTGCTCCGGCTGCTGGCCGAGCTCGACGCCGCGCCGCGCGGGTCATGA
- a CDS encoding aldo/keto reductase produces MDDAEAEALVPEALWRGYRLVDTAVNYGNERGVGRGIRSSGIPRSELFLTSKIPGRDHGRASVRRSLEGTLTRLGTDHLDLYMIHWPNPGVDQYVQTWREMMTARDEGLVRSIGVSNFLPEHLLRLEAETGEMPVVNQVELHPQYQQEALRRFHQEHRILTEAWSPLGRKTDLLQSEWLAEIARKQGRTPAQVVLRWHVQSGIVPIPKSSNPQRMAENIDVFEWELTDEQMERLRMMHTGISGSGFDPAVHEEM; encoded by the coding sequence ATGGACGACGCCGAGGCCGAGGCGCTCGTTCCCGAGGCGCTGTGGCGCGGCTACCGGCTGGTCGACACCGCCGTGAACTACGGCAACGAGCGCGGCGTGGGCCGGGGCATCCGCAGCAGCGGCATCCCCCGCTCGGAGCTGTTCCTCACGTCCAAGATCCCCGGCCGGGACCATGGGCGCGCCTCTGTACGCCGTTCCCTGGAGGGCACGCTCACCCGCCTGGGCACCGACCACCTCGACCTCTACATGATCCACTGGCCCAATCCGGGCGTGGACCAGTACGTGCAGACGTGGCGGGAGATGATGACCGCGCGGGACGAGGGCCTGGTCCGCTCGATCGGCGTGTCCAACTTCCTCCCGGAGCACCTGCTCCGGCTCGAGGCCGAGACCGGTGAGATGCCCGTGGTGAACCAGGTGGAGCTGCACCCGCAGTACCAGCAGGAGGCGCTGCGCCGCTTCCACCAGGAGCACCGGATCCTCACCGAGGCGTGGTCCCCGCTGGGCCGCAAGACCGACCTGCTGCAGAGCGAGTGGCTTGCGGAGATCGCCCGGAAGCAGGGCCGCACCCCCGCCCAGGTGGTGCTGCGCTGGCACGTGCAGTCCGGGATCGTGCCGATCCCCAAGTCCTCGAACCCGCAGCGCATGGCGGAGAACATCGACGTGTTCGAGTGGGAGCTCACGGACGAGCAGATGGAGCGGCTGCGCATGATGCACACCGGCATCAGCGGCTCCGGGTTCGATCCGGCGGTGCACGAGGAGATGTGA
- a CDS encoding bifunctional riboflavin kinase/FAD synthetase, producing the protein MIRWRSLDEVTPGFGPSAVTIGNFDGVHRGHQEVFTRLLNAARERHARSVVVTFDPHPALVHRPESHPGLIMGLEDKLDALERTGVDAVLVLPYSLEFSELSPERFVVDYLVDPLGAVALVIGSDVRLGRDNTGDLSAIRELGRQHGFEVVVVEDVPGTPSSRGEDGHGDEPGTAGRREDRRCSSTWVRSCLEAGDIAGAARLLGRPHRMRGEVVHGAARGRELGFPTANLAPEATGFIPADGVYAGWLVDQDGTRWPTAISVGSNPTFEGVTRQVEAHVIDRPEEAVEDFDLYGQTVVVEFVERLRGMVAYRGIDALVQQMRDDVNRTRDILRTHPRSGD; encoded by the coding sequence GTGATTCGTTGGAGAAGCCTGGACGAGGTCACCCCGGGGTTCGGTCCCTCCGCGGTCACCATCGGCAACTTCGACGGTGTCCACCGGGGTCACCAGGAGGTGTTCACCCGTCTGCTGAACGCCGCGCGTGAGCGCCACGCCCGTTCCGTGGTGGTCACGTTCGATCCTCACCCGGCGCTCGTCCACCGGCCCGAGTCCCACCCCGGTCTCATCATGGGGCTCGAGGACAAGCTCGACGCCCTCGAGCGCACCGGCGTGGACGCGGTGCTCGTGCTGCCCTACAGCCTGGAGTTCTCCGAACTGAGCCCCGAGCGCTTCGTGGTGGACTACCTCGTGGACCCCCTGGGCGCCGTGGCCCTCGTGATCGGCTCGGACGTGCGCCTGGGCCGCGACAACACCGGCGATCTCAGCGCCATTCGCGAGCTGGGGCGCCAGCACGGTTTCGAGGTCGTGGTCGTGGAGGACGTCCCGGGCACCCCCTCGTCCCGCGGTGAGGACGGCCACGGCGACGAGCCCGGAACCGCGGGCCGGCGGGAGGACCGCCGCTGCTCGTCCACGTGGGTGCGTTCGTGCCTCGAGGCCGGGGACATCGCGGGTGCCGCCCGTCTGCTGGGGCGCCCGCACCGGATGCGCGGGGAGGTTGTGCACGGCGCGGCCCGCGGCCGGGAGCTCGGTTTCCCCACCGCCAACCTCGCCCCCGAGGCCACCGGTTTCATCCCCGCGGACGGTGTGTACGCCGGGTGGCTCGTGGACCAGGACGGCACCCGCTGGCCCACCGCCATCTCCGTGGGCTCCAACCCCACGTTCGAGGGCGTCACGCGTCAGGTGGAGGCCCACGTGATCGACCGCCCGGAGGAGGCCGTGGAGGACTTCGACCTCTACGGACAGACCGTGGTGGTGGAGTTCGTGGAGCGGCTGCGGGGCATGGTGGCCTACCGCGGCATCGACGCCCTGGTGCAGCAGATGCGCGACGACGTCAACCGCACCCGCGACATCCTGCGCACCCACCCCCGCTCGGGGGACTGA